The Cucurbita pepo subsp. pepo cultivar mu-cu-16 chromosome LG05, ASM280686v2, whole genome shotgun sequence nucleotide sequence ctacagattagcttgaccagagaggGTCCAacgggtgtgcgagcgccctagggattcacactcgcacgtgtcgGTCGTGTGTaaggaagtactacacatccaatttgtccaaGACTGAAGGCCACCCCTATGATggtttttaaatgataggttcctagatcatgagttgcatgtgtttgcattccgtGACCCCAATAATGGccaaatatttcttaaaatactcaagccatttGCTacttttttcaggtaaaggcgcatccctgtacggctgacttgagaccatgacacatacATAGGGTTGTGACATCtatttcttagacttagactagaatatgatgttgtTAATTGaaaggtttatttattttctttagtaTTTTGTTGTGTCTTTAAAGATGTTctcaaaacacgtaagtccatgactgtgttttaaaGTGAAGGTTATGTTTAATTCAATGTACGAGTTTAGATGATGATGGCGGTAACGACTCTAGGCaggtagaaatttagggtcgttacaactaattccaataaattatagaaacaaaattctatGCTTTTTTAATTAGACAAGATTTAAGCAGTGATTTTCCCTAACCTCgctacaaaaatattttagtcttTATACTTTGtgagagatctcacatcagttgaagagtagaatgaaacattttaatAAGAGTGTGCagtatattattattattattataaacaattattattattattattattattatttttttgtccttCGGAGATGTCACTGAACCGAACCGTCCTTTCTGGGCCGCTTGCCTCTAAATGGCCCAAATAACAATATAGATAAATGGGCCTATGGATTCAAACTGGGCCTCCCCATCTCGACCGACTCAAAAAAGCCAGGTCGAGAAACGACACCGTTTTCAATAAGATTCTCGAACAAGATTATAAATCAGAGAATTTCTTGTGCGATACTCTAATTTCTCATCGTCCTGTCTTTTGCTTTCTTGCCTGGAGAAGGAAGAATCGCAAAACCAGAATGGCTGCCGCAGCTATGGTTCTTGATCCCAAATCCTCACTGGAGCCACCGGCATCGTTCCCATCGATGAGATCTGAACTCCAAGGCCTGGCGGAACAGTCCTCCGACGAGGATGACCTTTACAGCCGTCTGAAATCGCTGCAGCGGCAGTTGGAGTTCATCGACATTCAAGAGGAATATGTGAAGGATGAACAGAAGAACTTGAAGCGCGAGCTTCTACGAGCACAGGAAGAGGTTAAAAGGATACAGTCGGTGCCTTTGGTAATCGGTCAATTCATGGAAATGGTCGATCAGAATAATGGGATTGTTGGATCCACAACTGGTTCCAATTATTATGTCAGGATTCTCAGCACTATTAATCGCGAACTTCTTAAACCCTCAGCCTCCGTAGCTTTGCACCGTCACTCTAATGCGTTGGTCGACGTATTGCCTCCTGAGGCCGACTCTAGTATATCTCTGCTCAGCCAGTCGGAGAAGCCTGACGTGACCTATAATGTGAgttttacattattttgttttcgtAAATTGTTCGAATTTGCATAATGATGTTGCTTTCGGCGTTCTTGTATTTCTCCGTTTGTTATAATAGAATTAGGGTTTAAGTGGAATCCAGTCTTGTTATTTTGAGTTGGAACTCTTTATAAATTTGGATACCATCTTGATCGTAATCGCAAATTGAAAGAGGGTTAGATTGTTCTTCTAAATAGTTGGTGATCGTTCGTCAGAATAGTTCTATGAAATTTCATAATGCGTATTGTTTTTTTCGTTTTAATCGAAAATTAGCATTTCCCGAAAGATTAATGTCACATTTTTATGATTTCGAAAGGTTTTGAGGGTTTCTTTTTGTAGTGTCTTTCCCTTGGGTTTAAATGTGTGGATTTTGATTGAACTACTAGTTGAACATTTTTTTCGTGTTAATCTGTTCTGAGGTACTCCCAAAAGAATACTTCTTggtagttttaaaatgtccTAATTGAACGCATTTTCTGCATAAAACATAGTTTGATAGCCTTAACTTTTTGCCAAGGTTCACCTTATTTACTCTCGAGTATTTTGACATGCGTGTGAGGTTGCCTACTTTGATTAGCTGTTTAGACTCTATTTATTTCTTCTGACTTGATATTAATTCTTCCTCGTATCATGTTTCCCTTAAGGAAGGTTTTTGAAAACGAAGGGAGTTCGAAAAATTGCTTACTGGTTTcttcttaatcatttttagGATATTGGTGGATGTGATATCCAAAAGCAAGAGATTCGTGAAGCAGTGGAGTTACCTCTTACTCACCATGAACTGTACAAACAAATTGGTATTGATCCTCCTCGAGGTGTTTTGCTTTATGGTCCCCCTGGAACTGGTAAAACCATGCTTGCTAAGGCTGTTGCTAATCATACAACTGCTGCCTTTATCAGAGTTGTTGGTTCTGAATTTGTTCAGAAGTATTTGGGTGAGGTATGTTTGGAGTTTCctatttatcttttataatttcaatacTTGTTCATTTTCCAACTTATACTACAACTAAGTTTGTGAGACGTTCTTTTACATGAACTACCAATTCAATATTGGTTGTTTGTAGGAAACTAGCCATTTATTTTACATGAGATGTGTTCTTAATCTCAATTTCTAATAATGTTTGACAGAGTGAAACTGACGGGTTTTTCAAGTTCAATTTTTGTTGGAGATCTTTTCGAGATTCAGTTTTATGCTCTTTCTATTCAATTTCAGGGCCCAAGAATGGTTCGTGATGTTTTCCGCCTTGCTAAGGAAAATGCCCCTGCAATTATCTTTATTGATGAGGTTGATGCCATAGCAACAGCCCGTTTTGATGCTCAAACAGGAGCAGATAGAGAAGTGCAGCGTATTCTCATGGAGCTTTTAAATCAGGTACGATATGCATAAAATGTGGATCCCATTTCACAAGGTTATTGATGCTGTGATTCTCTTACGCAGATACTGGTTGCTAATTTTCTGAAATTAATTAGGAGTGGGATTTTTAAGCGTTATATTAGTAgtaatgaataattttctaATGATTACTGATTCATTTAGTTTTCAacttacttttaattttttggtaGATGGATGGGTTCGACCAGACAGTGAATG carries:
- the LOC111795526 gene encoding 26S proteasome regulatory subunit 6B homolog, whose translation is MAAAAMVLDPKSSLEPPASFPSMRSELQGLAEQSSDEDDLYSRLKSLQRQLEFIDIQEEYVKDEQKNLKRELLRAQEEVKRIQSVPLVIGQFMEMVDQNNGIVGSTTGSNYYVRILSTINRELLKPSASVALHRHSNALVDVLPPEADSSISLLSQSEKPDVTYNDIGGCDIQKQEIREAVELPLTHHELYKQIGIDPPRGVLLYGPPGTGKTMLAKAVANHTTAAFIRVVGSEFVQKYLGEGPRMVRDVFRLAKENAPAIIFIDEVDAIATARFDAQTGADREVQRILMELLNQMDGFDQTVNVKVIMATNRADTLDPALLRPGRLDRKIEFPLPDRRQKRLVFQVCTAKMNLSDEVDLEDYVSRPDKISAAEIAAICQEAGMHAVRKNRYVILPKDFEKGYRTNVKKPDTDFEFYK